The region TTTAAATCCATCCTTTGTTATGCTTTCTCTTCCTTTTAGCTGCTTAAGTTTATTTTTGTATTTTTGATATTCTTCTTTTTTGTCTTTGTATTCTTTTAGTGTTTCTTTGTCTGGGTTTATTATTACTATTCCTTCTTCTCCATCGAGTATCACTATGTCTTTATTTTTTACTTTTTTTGTTATTCCTTCTACTCCTACTACAGCTGGTAACTCTAATGTTCTTGCCATTATTGCTGAATGGGCTGTTTTTCCACCTATTTCTGTGATGAATCCTAATACTTTTTCTTTGTCCATTTGTGCTGTGTCTGACGGAGTTAAGTCTTTGGCTACTATTATTACTGCTTCGTCTAGTTTTGATAAATCTATTGTTTCTATTCCTAGTAATTCTCTTATTACTCTGTTTGATACATCTTTTATGTCTGCTGCTCTTTCTTTCATGTATTCATTGTCCATGTTTTGAAATATTTCTAGAAATTTATCTGTTACTTGTTTTAGTGCATGTTCTGCGTTTATTTTTTCTGTTTTTATTTTTTCTTCTACTTGTCCAAAGTATTCTGGATCATCTAGTATCATTATGTGTGCTTCGAATATTTTTGCTTCTTCTTGTCCTATGTTTTCTAGTGTGTGCTGATATAGGGAATCTATTTGTTGTTTACTTACTTTTATTGCTTTGTTTAGTCTTTTTATTTCATCTTCTATATTGTCTATATTCTTTTTTTCTATTTTTATTTGAAAGTCTTTTTTTATCAGCACTTTTCCTATAGCTATTCCTGGTGAAGCTGCTATTCCTTTCATTTTTTATGCCTCCTGTTCTAAACATAGTATCAAAATTTCAATCAATTATTAACTTTTATAAAGCTAAACTCTATTATTATCTATTTACTGATCTTGCCATTCTTCTATAAGTATGTCTTTTTCCTCTTATGGCAATAGAATAAGCCATAATATTCTCAGGTATAGCTACTCCAGTAAAACCCGCATCTCCTATATGATGCATATCAGCACCGGCCATTTTGCTGTTTAAAGCAATTGTCTTTATTGTATTTTCATCAGCTCCTTCTTGTGAAGTCCCAATAGTTGTCATAGCTAATGCTCCGTATTTGTGAATAACATCTATTAGCATTTTAGCATATTGGGTAGTCATTCCAGGCACAGTCCCAGGAGCAGGTAAAAGTATAATATCACTGCCAGCTTCAATAAACTCTACAATTGTTTTTTCATCAATTATTCCTCCACCTGATTCATGTATACTACCAGCACCATGCATTTTACCAGAAATTATAATAATGTCGTTTCCTACTTTGTCTCTTATTTCTTTTATTGAATCTACTATCTTTTTATTTGTAACTCCAGTTTTAGGATTCCCAGTTAAAACTACCATATCGATACCATGTTCAATAGCTTTTTTTACATTCTCTGGTGTTGCTAATCTTCCATTTGGTAATTCTACACGTTTTTCAACTAATTCAGCATCTAAATCTACTGGTTCTAAGTTTATGCCTACAAATCTACCAGTTAATCTTTTTATCTCACTTACTACTTTTTTTCCTTTTTCTATAGGTAATCCTAAAACTTGAGGATTGTTTACGTCATAGAAGTTTAAAAGCACTATATCAGCACCAAAAGCACATACTAATTCAACATTACTAACATCTCCATAAAGAGGAGGGTATACACCTACAACTTCAGAAACAACAGTTCTTCCTTCAGCAGCCCTTATACTTTGAATAATCTCATTCTTTGACATTTTGTATATATCAGAAGTATTTAAGTCGAGAATTCTCTTTATCATAATAAACCCCCTAATCTATAATAATGAAGCTGCTTTCTTATCAGCTATAAGGATAACATCTGGATGTAGTTGTAATACAGATGCAGGTACTTCTGGTGTAATTTTACCTTTAACTGCTTTATATATAGCCTCTGCTTTTTCTTTTCCGGAAGCAAGCAGAATAATCTTCCTTGCATGCATTATAGTCTTTATTCCCATACTTATTGCTTTAGTAGGAACTTCCTGTATTGAATTAAAGAATCTAGAATTTGCTTTTATTGTATCTTCATCAAGTTCTACTAAATGTGTTTTAGCTTCAAATTTTAAGGCTGGCTCATTAAAACCTATATGTCCATTTCTTCCAATTCCTAATACTTGTAAATCTATACCTCTCGCTTGTTGTATCTTTTTTTCGTATTCTTCACATTCTTTTTCAATACTTTCTGCCATCCCATTTGGAATATGTACATTTTCTTTTTTTATGTTTACGTGATTAAATAAGTTTTCCATCATGTAGTAGTGATAACTTTGTGGATTTTCTTTTGGCAAACCATAATATTCATCTAAGTTAAATGTCTTTATGTTGGCAAAGTCTATATCCCCATTATTGTAAAGTTTTATTAATTCTCTATACACTCCCTTTGGTGTATCACCTGTCGCAAGACCTATAACGCTATCTGGTTTTAGTATAATCTGACTTGCTACTATATTTGCTGCTTTTCTGCTCATTTCCTCATAATCCTTTACAACTACTATTTTCATAGCCTTGCCCTCCTTAAGAAACCGTCATTCGATTTCCGTTTTTCGCTTTTCGCAAAGACAAAAGTAAATTAGAGTTTATTAAAAACAATTTTACCTTCTACAACAGTAAAATATATATTTAAATCTTCATCAAAAACTGTTATGTCTGCATCTTTACCTATATTAAGACTACCTTTATTTTTATCTATTCCTATCACTTTAGCTGGATTTTGTGTAACTAATTTAATAACTTCATGTAGTTTAATATTGGTGTTTTCTAAGATATTTTTTACTGCTTTATTTAACGTTAATATACTTCCAGCTAAAGTGTTATTTTCTAATCTTGCTGAGCTATTCTTTACTATGACTTTTTGACCCCCTAGTTCATATATACCTTCTTTCATACATCCAGCTCTCATCGAATCAGTTATAAGTACTAAATTTTCTATACCTTTTATGTCTATGAGTATTTGAAAAATAGCTGGGTGTACATGAATTTTATCTGCTATTAATTCACATGTAATGTTACTGTTAAAAACTGCCCCTACTATTCCTGGATCTCTATGATGCATAGGAGTCATTGCATTAAAAAGATGTGTGGCGTGTTTTATTCCACTTTTGATAGATTTTTTTGCCTGGTCATAAGTTGCATTAGAATGGCCAATAGAAAGAGTTATATTACTATAATCCTTCATTTTTTGTAAAAATTTATACCCCTCATCCATTTCTGGTGCTAGTGTAATTATTTTAATAATGTCTAAGTACTCTTTGATAAATTCGAAGTCAGGCTTTAAAATATATTTTGCATTTTGAGCACCTTTATATTTTTCATTTATAAAAGGTCCTTCCATGTGTACTCCTAATACTTTTGCTCCTTGAATATCTAGATAGGTAGCTTGTCTTACTATATTTAGCGCTTTATATATAGTATCTCTATCCATAGTCATTGTAGTTGGTAAAAAGCCTGTGACTCCAGTTTTTGCTATAGTGTTGCTAATGTTTGTTATAGACTCTATAGTGCCATCCATAATATCACTTCCACCAGCACCATGTATGTGAATATCAATAAAACCAGGTGATATGAATTTTCCTTTAACATCTATTAAGTCTATATTTTTATATCTATCTATTTCTTGTAAATCTGAAATGTCAATTATCTTTTCGTTAAATATTAATACTTTGTTTTCTATGATTGAATCTTTATGTATTATTTTCCCATTGATAAGGCCATATATTTTCTTCATAATTTATCGTCCTTTCTTTTGACAAAATGACATGGTAGCAAGTTGAGCTACCATGTCAATGCTAGTCTTTAGGATTCAACTTTATTTTTAGCCATTAGCCTTTTCATTTCATCTGCTATTATTTCAGCCTTAGTACCTACAACAACTTGCATATTTTTGTTATTAGGTCTAAGCACACCAGATGCTCCTAGTTTTTTAAGTTCTGTATCATCAACTATAGAAGCATCTTTTAATGTTAATCTAAGTCTTGTAATACAAGCATCTATTTCTTCAATATTTTCTATTCCACCAAGTTTTTCTATATATGCTGATGCTACCCCTGATAACCCCTTGCTTTCTATTTCACTGTCTACTGAGCTACTTTCTTCATCTAATCTACCTGGAGTAGGTAAATCTAATTTCTTGATTACATAAACAAAAACTAAGTAGTAAATTAACCCAAAAACTAAACCAATAGGTATTAATAGCCAGCCTTTTGTAGCTAATCCCATATTTAAGAAATAATCTATAGCTCCAGCAGAAAAACCAAAACCGTGCCTAATACCTAAAATATGGACTACAGCCAATGATAAACCTGTAAGTACAGCATGTGTTATATATAGAACCGGAGCTAAAAACATAAATATGAATTCTACTGGTTCAGTTATACCAGTAAGGAAAGATGTAAATGCAACACTAATCATTGCTCCACTAATTGCCTTTCTATTTTCAGGCTTAGCCATTGTAATCATCGCTAAAGCTGCTGCAGGAAGTGCAAACATAAATATTGGATAAAAACCTGCCATGAATGAACCTGCAGTTGGATCTCCAGCAAAGAATCTGCTTAAATCTCCAGTCGCATCTCCATATTGGCCAAATACAAACCAAATAAAACTATTGATTACATGATGTAATCCAAATGGAATCAATAATCTGTTTAATGCTCCAAAAGTAAATACTCCTATAGCTCCAGCTCCTATTATCCATTCACCAGCTGCATGAATACCATTTTGAATAGGAGGCCATACATAACCGAAAATAAGTGCTAATACTATACTTACAGCAGCTGTAACAATTGGTACAAATCTTTTACCCCCAAAAAAACCTAACCAGTCAGGTAGTTTAATATTATGAAATTTATTATATAAAACACCTGCTACAATACCAGAAATTATACCTGCAAGTACGCTCATATTTATATCTGGATTAATAGTAACTATAGCATTAGTTAAAACAAGATAACCAACAGCACCTGCTAAACCTGCTGCTCCACCATTATCAAAAGATAATCCGATTGCAACACCTATAGCAAATAGTAAAGCAAGATTAGCAAATATAGCTTCCCCAGCTTTCATTACAAAAGGAATATTAAATATGTCGCTAGCTCCTAATCTAAGTAATAGTGCTGCTGCTGGTAATACAGCTATTGGTAGCATCAACGCTTTACCAATTTTTTGAACTTTACCAAATGAATTTCTCACTTCTGCTCCCCCTTTTTTATTTTTTATTAATTAAAAAATAGAATGTTTATAAGCCTTTCCCCACCTCCCTTTATAACTCCTTCTTTAAAAGAGCATTTGTAATTTTTATGACTTAAGAAGAACTTCATATTTGTATTTATCACTTCTATAGATAGCCTTTGTATATTCAATAACTCTACCATCATCTAAATATGTCTTTCTTCTAAATAGTAAAGCTAATGATTTTATGTCTAAGTTTAATAAGTCACTTTCATATTCATTTAACATTATAGGTTCTATTGTTTGTTTAGCATAATCCAAAGTATAACCGTATTTTTCTTTAAAAATCTTATAAAGCGATTTGCCTTCAAGCATATCTTTTTGTAAGTCAGGGCACATATTAAATGGTATCCATACAATCTCAATAGCAAAAGGTTCATCTTCTACTATCCTCAATCTTCTTATTTCTATAACCTTATTATTTTTTTCATCCATATTTAGATGGCTTCTAATCTTTTTAGTAGCTTCTTTTATTTTAAAAGACAATATCTGAGTATCAGTTTTTAATCCCTTTTCAGCCATCTCTTCTGTAAAACCTCTTAATTGTGAAAGCTGTTGTTTGATTTTAGGTTCAGAAACGAATGTACCTTTTCCTTGTTCTCTATATAATATCCCTTCATTCACTAATGCCATTATTGCCTTTCTAGCAGTCATTCTACTTATACCATGAATTTCACATAATTCTCTTTCAGGAGGCACTGGATCTCCTGGCTTTAATTCTTCATTTTCTATCATTTCTTGAATTATTTCCTTTAACTGATAATATAAAGGTAAAGGATTTTGTTTTGATACTTTTCTCAAAAACATCCCTCCAAACTCTTTTGTTAATATCACTTAGAACAACTCTTACTTAGCTTTTAGATTTATCTTCATTATCAAATCACTAGAAACCTTCACAAATCCTTTCATTTTATTTAAACTATCAACTAACTCCATATTGGTTATAACTATAGGACTAATAATTGATTTTCCTTTTTTCTTTAAATATTCCAAATCAACCTCAAGTAATTTATCTCCAGCTTTAACATAATCATCTTTAACAACATAGCTTTTAAAACCTTCTCCTTTTAACTCAACAGTATCAATTCCTATATGTATAAGTATTTGCAAACCTTCTTCAGTCTCTATACCTATGGCATGATTTGTAGGAAATAGCTGTATTATCTTTCCATCACAAGGTGCAACAACAATTCCATCAGTAGGTTCAATAGCTATCCCATCACCAACCATCTTCTGTGAAAAAACTTCATCTGGTACATTTTCAATGTTTATTATTTTGCCCATCATAGGTGCTAAAATATCTCTACTTCTGATCTTTCTTAAAAATTTAAACATATTTAATACCTCCATGATTATCTAGAATATTTTTGGCCTCTATTAAATTTACATTCTTCTTAATCATAATAATTGCTAATTTAGCATCATAATCGCATTTTTCTAGAATATCTTTAATTAGTTTTTCTTCTGCACCTGTCGCTAAATAAACGATTTCTTCTACTCTTTTTCTAAGTTTTTTGTTTATAGGTCTAACATTTATCATGAGATTACTATAAACTTTTCCTATTTTGATCATAGATGCAGTACTAAGCATATTTAAAACCATTTTTTGTGCTGTTCCTGCTTTCATTCTAGTAGAACCCATAATTACCTCTGGTCCTACTTCTACACAAATAGTAATATCACAAATCTCTTTTAATTTCCCTTTACTATTACACATAAGACCTACAGTTTTAGCGCCAATTTCTTTTGCATATTCAATTGCTTTTATAACATAAGAGGTATTACCACTAGCACTTATTCCAACCACAATATCTTTAAAGTTCACTTTTCTTTTTCTCATATCTTCGATTGCTAGTTTTTCATCATCTTCTGTATGTTCAAGCCATCCACTTAATGCCTTCTCTCCTCCTGATATGATGCCTTGTACCATAGAATCATCTACTCCAAATGTAGGAGGACATTCAGATGCATCAAGTACTCCTAATTTCCCACTTGTACCACTACCTACATAAAACAGCCTTCCACCTTTGTTAAAACTTTCTACAATTAAATCTACAGCTTTAGCAATATTGCTCTTTTCCTTTTCAACTGCATAAGCAACTTTTTTATCTTCATTATTTATTTTCTCTATTATTTCAAGAGTAGACAATTTATCGATATTTAACGTATTTATATTTCTCCCTTCAACAATTATATTGTTCAAATTCTTCTCAACCTTTCTTTAGACTAAAGTTTTATTTAGTTGTTATATATTTGTATTATTGTTATGTTGTATATACCAATTTACGTTTATATTATATATGTATTTATTATTCTTGTCAAATATTACTAGAAGAACAAAATCTTTAATTTGAATGAATTAAGGAAGATTTTGTTGAAATCCATAAACGGAAATTATATTTAAAATTACCCACAATTTAAGAAGGTTTATAATTTCCTATGGATTATAAAAAGTTTATATAGCTATCAATTAGTAAACAATGTATTCAAAGTTCAAGGAATTCAAAAGACATGATGGCTAACAAAACGTCCCTATGCCATCTTGCACTATGGGTTATAACAAAAATAGGACGGAATAACCGTTCATAAATTATATACATATTCTATTTCGTGTTTAAGTCCATTTTTGGTTAGTTCGTGTTCTATAATTATGTTAATTATAACATAAAATTTCCATCAATAAATAAGATAAATTTTTTAAAGGTATCTAAATCGTTCCTCATAATGTTATACACTATCTTTTTATTAATCTTAATGTATTCGTGGGCTAAAATATTTCTGAAACCTACCATTTTTCTATACATTTCTAATTCTTCTTGTGATATTAAATTTTCTTTATATAATATTTCAAAGGACTCTGCCATGCTTTGTGGATAACCATAATTATTATCAGTTACTACATGAGTCGCTATATCTACAATCATATTTATCGCAATAAAAAGGTTATACTCAACTACATCTTGAGCTATCTCATCTTTCAAAAATTCATCCAATGATAAAGTTTTATACCTTTCAATTTTCTTTATAGAAAGAATTAACTGATTAAGCCTTTCTTTTATTACTCTCTTATTTACCATATTCCTTAACCTCTTTCCTTAAATTCCTTATCATTGCATTATAAGACATATCTAAATATCTTTTCATATCTTCATATTCAAAAAGCGTATGGACTTTAAAGTTACTTTCTGCAATTTCATCTCTTGTAAAAAGTAATATACCATCTAAATAAACCTCATATTTCAATAAAGGCGGTGATTCGTTTAATATTATTAAATCTACTTTTCTTTTGCATATACTCTCAAGTCTAATTTTTAAATCTAAATAGTCTTTTGCACTCATTTCTTTATCATTTAAATATATTGCAATATCAATATCACTATTTTCATCACTAGTACCTCTTGCATAAGAACCAAATACATAAGCAAAAATTATCTGTGGATTATTTAATAAAACTTCTTTGCATTTTTCTAAGATATCCACATTATTCACATCCCATTAGTTTATTATTTATTTAGATTTTCTCAAATTACCAAGTGAATGTCAATATACCATTGGTCTTTCGTAGTTCGCTGTTCGTCATTCGTATTTAGATGCTTGTCTTTAATGGAACAAAATCTTCGATTAAATAAATTATAAATTAAGGTGGATTTTGTTGAAATCCTTTACAGAAATTATATTTAAAAATATCCACAATTTAATTTGGTATATAATTTCCTATGGATTATAAAAAAACTGAGACAACGAGCTAGATTTGTTGTCTCTAAACTTGGCTTATTAGATTGTATTTAAAATAAATAAGATAAGCGGTATTGTTGCTATGCTTACTTTTGTCATATCATATTACGGATATTTGGGCCTCAAATATGTAACCTATCCCTCTTACTGATTTTATATATTTGGGATTTGCTTTATCGTCTTCTATTTTATCTCTTAATCTCTTTACATATGTATTTACTATATTTTCATCGTACAACTCACTTTCCCATACATGATTTAAAATCTGTTTTCTAGTTAAAACAGTATATGAATTATCTGCAAAAAATAACAGTAGATTAAATTCAGTTGTTGACAAGTTAATTTCATTTCCATCTTTTATAACTTTATAAATATTTCTATATATTTCTATATTGTCAAATCTAATCACATTTCTACTTGAAGGCGACTTGTTATATTCTTTATATCGCCTTATATGAGCTTTTACTCTTGCTACGAGTTCTATAGGATCAAAGGGTTTTGTTATATAATCATCTGCACCAATCCCAAGTCCTAAAACCTTATCGTACTGACTTGATCTAGCACTTAAAAACAATATGGGTATATTGTTTTTTTGCCTAATAATCTTACATGTTTCCAATCCATCTAGGTTATCCATATTTATATCTAAAATTATAAGTTTAATATCTTTATCCAATTTTTCAATAGCATCTTTACCACTATAAGCTGGTATAACTTCGATTCCATTTACTTTCATAAACTCACTTATCATGTGAATAATTTTCTTTTCATCATCAACCATCATAATTTTATCCACAACATCCTGCCCCCTTTGTTTAATTGTTTTAAATGAAATAATGACAATTCTATGACTGTTCGATGTAAATATAATGAATTTTCAAAAAATTTCACATGTTTATTATATAATAGTAATACAAAAAAGTTAATCAATAAAGGGGGTCCTGATATGGATAATAATGTTCAAACAAAAAGTAGTAATGCTAGTAGTTTGTTAAAATTCATAGTCTTCAGTTTAATTGGTATTTTTATGTTTTTTATCCCTATTAATATTGGGGGAAAATCAACTATTCCATTAGACCATATTGTTACAGGAGTTAAGACTCAACTACCTGCCTTAGCTTCTATATATGCCTTGATTATAATAGTGATTGGCGGAATTACACCATTTATTAAAAAGACTTGGAATAAAGATAAAGTAACTGCCGTATTTTCACTGCTTAAACTTTTAGGAATTTTAGTTGCATTTATGGCCTACTTTAAGTTTGGGCCAGCATGGCTATTCGAAAAAGATATGGTTCCATTTTTATTTAATAAGCTTGTTATTCCAGTTGGACTTATAGTACCTATAGGAGCAGTCTTTTTAACATTTTTAGTAGGATATGGTCTTTTAGAATTTATAGGAGTTTTAATGAAACCTATTATGAAGCCTATTTGGAAAACACCAGGAAGGTCTGCTGTAGATGCAGTAGCTTCTTTCGTAGGAAGCTATTCTATAGGTCTTTTAATAACTAACAGAGTTTTTAAGGAAGGTAAATATACTA is a window of Caloranaerobacter ferrireducens DNA encoding:
- a CDS encoding haloacid dehalogenase-like hydrolase; protein product: MIKRILDLNTSDIYKMSKNEIIQSIRAAEGRTVVSEVVGVYPPLYGDVSNVELVCAFGADIVLLNFYDVNNPQVLGLPIEKGKKVVSEIKRLTGRFVGINLEPVDLDAELVEKRVELPNGRLATPENVKKAIEHGIDMVVLTGNPKTGVTNKKIVDSIKEIRDKVGNDIIIISGKMHGAGSIHESGGGIIDEKTIVEFIEAGSDIILLPAPGTVPGMTTQYAKMLIDVIHKYGALAMTTIGTSQEGADENTIKTIALNSKMAGADMHHIGDAGFTGVAIPENIMAYSIAIRGKRHTYRRMARSVNR
- the nagB gene encoding glucosamine-6-phosphate deaminase gives rise to the protein MKIVVVKDYEEMSRKAANIVASQIILKPDSVIGLATGDTPKGVYRELIKLYNNGDIDFANIKTFNLDEYYGLPKENPQSYHYYMMENLFNHVNIKKENVHIPNGMAESIEKECEEYEKKIQQARGIDLQVLGIGRNGHIGFNEPALKFEAKTHLVELDEDTIKANSRFFNSIQEVPTKAISMGIKTIMHARKIILLASGKEKAEAIYKAVKGKITPEVPASVLQLHPDVILIADKKAASLL
- the nagA gene encoding N-acetylglucosamine-6-phosphate deacetylase, with amino-acid sequence MKKIYGLINGKIIHKDSIIENKVLIFNEKIIDISDLQEIDRYKNIDLIDVKGKFISPGFIDIHIHGAGGSDIMDGTIESITNISNTIAKTGVTGFLPTTMTMDRDTIYKALNIVRQATYLDIQGAKVLGVHMEGPFINEKYKGAQNAKYILKPDFEFIKEYLDIIKIITLAPEMDEGYKFLQKMKDYSNITLSIGHSNATYDQAKKSIKSGIKHATHLFNAMTPMHHRDPGIVGAVFNSNITCELIADKIHVHPAIFQILIDIKGIENLVLITDSMRAGCMKEGIYELGGQKVIVKNSSARLENNTLAGSILTLNKAVKNILENTNIKLHEVIKLVTQNPAKVIGIDKNKGSLNIGKDADITVFDEDLNIYFTVVEGKIVFNKL
- the nagE gene encoding N-acetylglucosamine-specific PTS transporter subunit IIBC, translating into MRNSFGKVQKIGKALMLPIAVLPAAALLLRLGASDIFNIPFVMKAGEAIFANLALLFAIGVAIGLSFDNGGAAGLAGAVGYLVLTNAIVTINPDINMSVLAGIISGIVAGVLYNKFHNIKLPDWLGFFGGKRFVPIVTAAVSIVLALIFGYVWPPIQNGIHAAGEWIIGAGAIGVFTFGALNRLLIPFGLHHVINSFIWFVFGQYGDATGDLSRFFAGDPTAGSFMAGFYPIFMFALPAAALAMITMAKPENRKAISGAMISVAFTSFLTGITEPVEFIFMFLAPVLYITHAVLTGLSLAVVHILGIRHGFGFSAGAIDYFLNMGLATKGWLLIPIGLVFGLIYYLVFVYVIKKLDLPTPGRLDEESSSVDSEIESKGLSGVASAYIEKLGGIENIEEIDACITRLRLTLKDASIVDDTELKKLGASGVLRPNNKNMQVVVGTKAEIIADEMKRLMAKNKVES
- a CDS encoding GntR family transcriptional regulator, which encodes MRKVSKQNPLPLYYQLKEIIQEMIENEELKPGDPVPPERELCEIHGISRMTARKAIMALVNEGILYREQGKGTFVSEPKIKQQLSQLRGFTEEMAEKGLKTDTQILSFKIKEATKKIRSHLNMDEKNNKVIEIRRLRIVEDEPFAIEIVWIPFNMCPDLQKDMLEGKSLYKIFKEKYGYTLDYAKQTIEPIMLNEYESDLLNLDIKSLALLFRRKTYLDDGRVIEYTKAIYRSDKYKYEVLLKS
- a CDS encoding PTS sugar transporter subunit IIA, yielding MFKFLRKIRSRDILAPMMGKIINIENVPDEVFSQKMVGDGIAIEPTDGIVVAPCDGKIIQLFPTNHAIGIETEEGLQILIHIGIDTVELKGEGFKSYVVKDDYVKAGDKLLEVDLEYLKKKGKSIISPIVITNMELVDSLNKMKGFVKVSSDLIMKINLKAK
- the murQ gene encoding N-acetylmuramic acid 6-phosphate etherase, with product MNNIIVEGRNINTLNIDKLSTLEIIEKINNEDKKVAYAVEKEKSNIAKAVDLIVESFNKGGRLFYVGSGTSGKLGVLDASECPPTFGVDDSMVQGIISGGEKALSGWLEHTEDDEKLAIEDMRKRKVNFKDIVVGISASGNTSYVIKAIEYAKEIGAKTVGLMCNSKGKLKEICDITICVEVGPEVIMGSTRMKAGTAQKMVLNMLSTASMIKIGKVYSNLMINVRPINKKLRKRVEEIVYLATGAEEKLIKDILEKCDYDAKLAIIMIKKNVNLIEAKNILDNHGGIKYV
- the hepT gene encoding type VII toxin-antitoxin system HepT family RNase toxin, whose product is MVNKRVIKERLNQLILSIKKIERYKTLSLDEFLKDEIAQDVVEYNLFIAINMIVDIATHVVTDNNYGYPQSMAESFEILYKENLISQEELEMYRKMVGFRNILAHEYIKINKKIVYNIMRNDLDTFKKFILFIDGNFML
- the mntA gene encoding type VII toxin-antitoxin system MntA family adenylyltransferase antitoxin, whose translation is MDILEKCKEVLLNNPQIIFAYVFGSYARGTSDENSDIDIAIYLNDKEMSAKDYLDLKIRLESICKRKVDLIILNESPPLLKYEVYLDGILLFTRDEIAESNFKVHTLFEYEDMKRYLDMSYNAMIRNLRKEVKEYGK
- a CDS encoding response regulator transcription factor; translated protein: MDKIMMVDDEKKIIHMISEFMKVNGIEVIPAYSGKDAIEKLDKDIKLIILDINMDNLDGLETCKIIRQKNNIPILFLSARSSQYDKVLGLGIGADDYITKPFDPIELVARVKAHIRRYKEYNKSPSSRNVIRFDNIEIYRNIYKVIKDGNEINLSTTEFNLLLFFADNSYTVLTRKQILNHVWESELYDENIVNTYVKRLRDKIEDDKANPKYIKSVRGIGYIFEAQISVI